From the Butyrivibrio fibrisolvens genome, one window contains:
- the priA gene encoding replication restart helicase PriA has protein sequence MDIPTESNLIFAKIIIDISHEQVDRTFCYKIPDHLRGSIDIGTCVLVPFGRGNNVRTGYVMELTDTADFDPDKIKEIKGIATENLPAEDVFIKLAVWMKQRYGSTMYAALKTVLPAHKKQAALKHKYISLKMAEREAREYFYECKSKNRKAQERLLSELLSEPGERIPYELVTGKLNISAATIRSLKDKGIISVTEEEYYRNPVNISEVTAKKLNLSDEQQYVVDKVMNDYDDNIRKTYLLHGITGSGKTEVYIRLIEKIIERGKQAIVLIPEISLTYQTLMRFYRHFGDRVSVMNSTLSPGEKFDQFERARNGQLDIIIGPRSALFTPFSNLGLIIIDEEHEPAYKSEQMPKYHAREAAIELARLVKGGASVVLGSATPSLEAYYKAITGEFELFELTKRLTGGTLPEVECVDLRDELRSGNRSIFSRSLREGIEDRLQRHEQLMLFINRRGLAGFVSCRSCGHVFKCPHCDVSLSEHKGGRLVCHYCGYSEPVTRICPECGSKYVSAFRAGTQQIEKEVLKYWPQARVLRMDADTTRTKDSYQKILTAFSNEEADILIGTQMIVKGHDFPKVTLVGVLAADMSLYANDYRAAERTFQLLTQAAGRAGRGKLPGKVIVQSYQPDHYAIQTAARQDYNAFYDEEIAYRRLLAYPPVAHMMAVQITSRYEDSGISFANRLRTILEQPVVAGIGTEDAMFNASYNHRHNLDTGNDTMSAYVNGSLMESAKTVIIGPAAANISKINDVFRFVIYVKSADYAILTRMKDKIERYTARLIEAGQYRGYSVQFDFDPINGF, from the coding sequence ATGGATATTCCAACAGAATCTAATCTGATATTTGCTAAAATAATAATAGATATATCTCATGAACAGGTCGACAGAACCTTCTGTTATAAGATTCCCGATCATCTTCGCGGAAGTATAGATATAGGAACCTGCGTACTTGTACCTTTTGGAAGAGGCAATAATGTACGTACAGGTTATGTTATGGAGCTAACGGACACAGCAGATTTTGATCCTGATAAGATCAAGGAGATAAAAGGTATTGCTACTGAGAATCTGCCGGCAGAGGATGTGTTTATAAAACTTGCTGTATGGATGAAGCAAAGGTATGGCTCTACCATGTATGCAGCTCTTAAGACAGTACTTCCTGCACATAAGAAGCAGGCCGCTCTAAAGCATAAATATATATCGCTAAAAATGGCTGAGCGTGAGGCTAGAGAGTATTTTTATGAATGCAAGTCCAAAAACAGGAAAGCGCAGGAAAGGCTCCTTTCTGAGCTTTTGTCGGAGCCTGGTGAAAGGATACCTTATGAGCTTGTAACAGGTAAACTCAACATTTCTGCTGCTACGATCAGAAGCCTTAAGGATAAAGGCATTATAAGCGTAACAGAAGAAGAATATTACAGGAATCCTGTAAACATAAGTGAAGTAACAGCAAAGAAGCTGAATCTTTCGGATGAGCAACAATACGTAGTTGATAAGGTCATGAATGATTATGATGACAATATCAGGAAGACCTATCTGCTTCATGGGATCACAGGAAGCGGTAAAACTGAAGTCTATATTCGTTTGATCGAAAAGATCATAGAGCGTGGCAAGCAGGCGATAGTTCTGATTCCTGAAATCTCACTGACCTATCAGACCCTGATGAGATTTTATCGTCACTTTGGAGACAGAGTATCAGTTATGAATTCGACTCTTTCACCGGGTGAAAAATTTGATCAGTTTGAAAGGGCAAGAAACGGACAGCTTGATATTATAATAGGTCCTCGTTCAGCTCTTTTTACTCCATTTAGTAATCTTGGGCTTATAATAATAGATGAGGAACATGAGCCTGCATATAAATCGGAGCAGATGCCAAAGTATCATGCAAGGGAAGCTGCTATAGAGCTGGCAAGACTTGTCAAAGGAGGCGCAAGCGTAGTACTTGGAAGTGCGACGCCTTCTCTTGAAGCTTATTACAAAGCTATTACAGGTGAATTCGAACTATTTGAACTCACCAAAAGACTTACCGGCGGAACACTTCCTGAAGTAGAATGCGTTGATCTAAGAGATGAGCTTAGAAGCGGTAACAGGTCTATTTTTTCAAGAAGTCTTAGAGAGGGAATAGAGGATAGGCTCCAAAGACATGAACAGCTTATGCTCTTCATAAACAGAAGGGGACTTGCCGGATTTGTATCCTGCAGAAGCTGCGGACATGTGTTTAAATGCCCGCACTGCGATGTATCTTTGTCAGAGCATAAAGGGGGACGTCTGGTATGCCACTACTGCGGATATTCGGAACCTGTAACAAGAATCTGCCCTGAATGCGGATCTAAGTATGTATCAGCCTTTAGAGCTGGTACCCAGCAGATAGAAAAGGAAGTGTTAAAATATTGGCCGCAGGCCAGAGTCCTAAGAATGGATGCGGATACGACCAGAACAAAAGACTCCTATCAGAAGATACTGACAGCATTTTCTAATGAAGAAGCCGATATTCTTATAGGAACGCAGATGATAGTTAAGGGACATGACTTTCCTAAGGTTACACTTGTAGGCGTTCTGGCTGCTGATATGTCTCTATATGCCAATGACTACAGGGCAGCAGAGAGAACTTTCCAGTTACTGACTCAGGCAGCAGGAAGGGCTGGAAGGGGCAAACTTCCCGGCAAAGTAATCGTGCAGAGTTATCAGCCTGATCACTATGCCATACAGACAGCTGCTAGGCAGGATTATAACGCGTTTTATGATGAAGAGATTGCATATAGAAGACTTCTTGCATATCCTCCTGTAGCGCATATGATGGCAGTACAGATAACTTCAAGATATGAAGACAGCGGTATTAGCTTTGCAAACAGACTTAGGACTATTCTGGAACAACCTGTTGTTGCAGGAATTGGCACTGAAGATGCTATGTTTAATGCTTCTTATAACCACAGACATAATTTGGATACAGGTAATGATACAATGTCTGCTTACGTTAATGGAAGCCTTATGGAAAGCGCAAAAACGGTGATCATAGGACCTGCTGCAGCTAATATATCAAAAATTAATGATGTTTTCAGATTTGTTATATATGTTAAGTCGGCGGATTATGCTATATTAACTAGGATGAAGGACAAAATC